From one Melioribacteraceae bacterium genomic stretch:
- a CDS encoding cystathionine gamma-synthase has translation MGFQTDAVHAGQTPEPLSGAITIPIYQTSTYHQEELGKHKGYEYGRTHNPTREAMEKNIATLEKGKYGVAYSSGLASVQALMGLSKQGDHVVISNNVYGGTYRQLELNMTNYGLSFSWVDTSDLKNIENAIKDNTKMVYIETPTNPMLNLTDIKGTTEIAKKNNLISVVDNTFMSPYFQNPLLLGADVVLHSTTKYLNGHCDVVGGILITNDEKINERLRYLQNAIGAVPSPFDCWLTLRSTKTLALRMKQHNENAMKIAEYLEGQSYAEKVIYPGLKSHSQHDLAKKQMTGFGGMISVDFGTFEKAKKVLNGVKVFALAESLGGVESLVCHPASMTHASVPKEERDKMGLTDSLVRFSVGIEDAEDLIADIEQALK, from the coding sequence ATGGGTTTTCAAACTGATGCTGTGCATGCCGGACAAACACCTGAACCGCTAAGCGGTGCAATAACAATTCCGATATATCAAACTTCTACATATCATCAAGAAGAACTTGGTAAACACAAAGGATATGAATATGGCCGAACTCATAATCCGACTCGCGAGGCAATGGAAAAAAATATAGCAACTTTGGAAAAAGGGAAGTATGGTGTAGCTTACTCATCAGGACTCGCTTCTGTTCAGGCTTTGATGGGATTATCAAAACAAGGTGATCATGTAGTTATCTCAAACAATGTTTATGGTGGAACTTATCGTCAACTTGAATTGAACATGACAAATTATGGTTTATCCTTTTCTTGGGTGGATACATCTGACTTAAAAAATATCGAGAATGCAATTAAGGACAACACAAAAATGGTTTACATCGAAACACCGACAAACCCGATGTTAAACTTGACTGATATAAAAGGAACAACTGAAATTGCAAAGAAAAATAACTTAATCTCAGTTGTCGATAATACATTTATGAGTCCTTATTTTCAAAATCCTTTATTGTTGGGTGCCGATGTTGTCTTACACAGCACTACAAAATATCTTAATGGACACTGCGATGTTGTAGGCGGAATATTAATTACGAATGACGAAAAAATTAATGAACGTTTAAGATATCTGCAAAATGCTATAGGTGCCGTGCCTTCTCCTTTTGATTGCTGGCTTACTCTGCGTTCGACTAAAACTCTTGCCTTAAGAATGAAACAACATAATGAAAATGCGATGAAAATTGCAGAGTATTTGGAAGGACAAAGTTATGCCGAAAAAGTTATTTATCCCGGTTTAAAATCTCACTCTCAACACGATCTAGCAAAAAAACAAATGACTGGATTTGGCGGCATGATCTCGGTTGATTTTGGCACATTCGAAAAAGCCAAAAAAGTATTAAACGGAGTCAAGGTTTTTGCACTAGCTGAAAGTCTCGGTGGTGTTGAGAGTTTGGTCTGTCATCCCGCATCAATGACTCATGCTTCAGTTCCAAAAGAAGAACGTGATAAAATGGGATTGACAGATAGTCTTGTTCGTTTCTCTGTTGGAATCGAAGATGCAGAAGATTTAATTGCTGATATTGAACAGGCACTTAAATAA
- a CDS encoding aminotransferase class I/II-fold pyridoxal phosphate-dependent enzyme — protein MTDTTITKNNKIEDSKYSMETHVIYGKNVSDKWDYSHHVTAPISSSTTFRLDSVERGAQGFQQFANTENFGDEAPIFIYDRLGEPNKDMLEENLAYVEKGEMAVTFASGMGAISAVLGVLVKSGDEIITHSTLYGCTISLFNNWYPRYNIGVKPINLTNLNNFSNTVNEKTKVVYLETPANPNLDIIDLIELKKLVDEVNQTRTEKDYIKIVVDNTFSTPFCQRPIELGADFVVHSLTKGIGGFGTDMGGVIVGPKKYRDMILLYRKDFGAVLNTKSAWAILTYGLPTLPLRQKQQIKSAMRIAEFLEAHPKIYFVNYPGLPSYKYHELAKQQMVDFNGNFAPGSMIYFTLKGDSAEQRKLIGAKFMDYVADHAYTMTLAVSLGHTRTLIEHPASMTHSVVPPDQLEARGIDAGGVRLAIGLENTEDILLDLDEALKQL, from the coding sequence ATGACGGACACTACGATCACAAAGAATAATAAGATAGAGGACTCCAAATATTCAATGGAGACACATGTTATTTATGGAAAAAATGTTTCGGATAAATGGGATTACTCACATCATGTAACCGCGCCAATTTCTTCTTCAACTACATTTAGATTAGATTCAGTTGAGCGTGGAGCACAAGGATTTCAGCAATTTGCAAATACAGAGAACTTTGGAGATGAAGCGCCGATTTTTATTTATGATCGTCTTGGAGAACCGAACAAAGATATGCTTGAAGAAAATCTCGCTTATGTCGAGAAAGGGGAGATGGCTGTAACTTTTGCAAGCGGAATGGGAGCGATTTCTGCTGTTCTTGGGGTTTTGGTAAAAAGCGGTGATGAAATAATTACTCACTCAACTTTATATGGATGTACAATTTCACTTTTCAATAACTGGTATCCACGATACAATATTGGTGTAAAACCAATAAATTTAACTAATCTAAATAATTTTAGCAATACTGTAAATGAAAAAACAAAAGTAGTCTATTTAGAAACTCCAGCTAATCCAAATTTAGATATTATTGATCTCATAGAACTCAAGAAACTTGTGGATGAAGTTAATCAAACTCGTACGGAAAAAGATTACATAAAAATTGTGGTTGATAATACTTTTTCAACTCCATTCTGCCAACGACCTATCGAACTCGGGGCTGATTTTGTAGTTCACTCATTAACAAAAGGTATCGGTGGTTTTGGTACCGATATGGGTGGAGTAATTGTCGGACCGAAAAAATACCGCGATATGATTTTACTTTATCGGAAGGATTTTGGAGCAGTGCTGAATACTAAAAGTGCATGGGCAATTTTAACTTATGGATTACCGACATTACCGTTAAGACAAAAACAGCAAATTAAATCTGCAATGAGAATCGCAGAATTTCTAGAAGCACATCCTAAAATATATTTTGTGAATTATCCAGGTTTACCAAGCTATAAATACCATGAACTAGCAAAACAACAAATGGTAGATTTCAACGGAAACTTTGCCCCCGGTAGTATGATCTATTTTACATTAAAAGGTGATTCGGCTGAACAGCGAAAATTAATCGGCGCAAAGTTTATGGATTACGTAGCAGATCATGCATACACTATGACACTTGCGGTTAGTCTGGGTCACACAAGAACCTTAATTGAACATCCAGCTTCAATGACACATTCGGTTGTTCCACCAGATCAACTTGAAGCGAGAGGAATAGACGCCGGTGGTGTCAGATTAGCTATTGGTTTAGAAAATACAGAAGATATACTTTTGGATTTGGATGAAGCGTTAAAACAATTGTAA
- a CDS encoding YdjY domain-containing protein: MKSRLTLTITIIIFHQFLQAQNDPTKLVEKITDNTYRIDNILINTTTKTLEFPAWVNMTEGLVEVMVCAPGGKDHESVFIANVVPSYLNSALLLLGLETDKDLNYDPRTPNIIGPSLNIFVEWEVDGDLFRIPAENTLINITDSSTVDNINWVYTGSFSKSGHYAADNVKSIITTYNDLTTIIDNGSKSGIDDTLFEANPKVLPPKRTDVKILIQLNKE, translated from the coding sequence ATGAAATCAAGATTAACTTTAACAATTACCATTATCATTTTTCACCAGTTTTTACAAGCACAAAATGATCCGACTAAACTTGTTGAAAAAATCACAGATAATACTTACCGAATTGATAATATTCTAATTAACACCACAACTAAAACACTTGAATTTCCGGCTTGGGTAAATATGACAGAAGGTCTTGTTGAGGTAATGGTGTGCGCACCGGGTGGAAAAGATCACGAATCTGTATTTATTGCTAATGTTGTTCCGTCCTACCTGAATAGTGCTCTTTTATTATTAGGTTTGGAGACAGATAAAGATTTAAATTATGATCCACGAACACCAAATATTATTGGTCCCTCCTTGAATATTTTTGTGGAATGGGAAGTCGATGGAGACCTTTTTAGAATTCCTGCCGAAAATACTTTAATTAATATTACTGATTCTTCAACTGTTGATAATATTAATTGGGTTTACACAGGTTCTTTTTCAAAAAGCGGTCACTATGCGGCGGATAATGTTAAATCAATAATAACAACATATAATGATTTAACTACCATTATTGATAACGGTAGTAAAAGTGGAATTGATGATACTTTATTTGAAGCTAATCCAAAAGTTCTTCCACCAAAAAGAACTGATGTCAAAATTTTAATTCAGCTCAACAAGGAATAA